The sequence below is a genomic window from Candidatus Paceibacterota bacterium.
TACCATCATACTTTTTTATTTACCAAGAACGGGAATTGGGCAGTTATACAACAAGGAATGAATCTTCAAAGAAAAGCTGCGCGTCGTTATCACTGGCGGGGAGGGCTTCGAAAAAATTTTATTGAGGAGCCACATACTGGAATCATAAGCCAGAAGAAATTTAATCATTTAAACTTATCTGCAAAGGGCTCAAAAGAAAATCGTAATATTTCTTTGGATTTAGTAGGAAGTAATTTTAGGCAAATTGAGAAAGATTTAAATTTATTATCCAAGAATCTTACTGACATTTCTTCTGTTAAAAAAATAAATTTACCAGATGATAGTGTATGGCCCAAAGAACCTAAAGATTTAAATTTCAATACACCCTACATAAAAAAAACAGTTTCTGAATTAGTATCAAAAAAACCAAAAACATTTACTGAACTTTTATATCAAAAAGGAGTTGGTCCAAAGACAATAAGAGCACTTTCTTTAATTGGTGAATTAATTTATGGCAAAAAACCATCTTACAAAGACCCATCTCGTTATTCCTTTGCTCATGGTGGCAAAGATGGGGTGCCGTATCCGGTTGATCTTGATGTTTATGAAAAAACAATCAACATAATGGAAAAAGCGATAAGAAAGAGCACACTTTCTTTACGGGAAAAAGAAGGTGCCTTTTCAAGATTAGATAAAAATTTTGCTAAATAATAATTATTGCCTAAAATCTTAGAATTTAGTAAAATTTATCTTCGGTCCTTCAAGATCGTTTTTTATTAAATCCATTTTCATGAAAAGATTTCTTTTCACTTCAGAATCAGTGACAGAAGGCCATCCAGATAAAGTAGCAGATATTATATCAGATGCCGTTTTAGATGAGGTTTTAAGAAATGATAAATATGGAAGAGTTGCATGCGAGGTAGCTGTCGGAATGGGTTATGTTATTGTTGGGGGAGAAGTAAGTACTAAAACCTGGATAGACGTAAATAACTTAGTAAGAAATGCTGTTAAGGAAATTGGATACGATAAACCGCAATATGGTTTTGATTTTAATACTCTTGCAGTTTTTAATGTAATTCATGAACAATCGGTTGATATTGCGAGGGGTGTTAGAAAAACGGCGACTAAAAAACAAGGAGCAGGGGATCAGGGTATGATGACAGGATATGCCACAAAAGAAACTCCAGAGTTAATGCCACTTCCCATAATGCTAGCTCATAAACTATCAATGAAATTAGCTGAGATAAGAAAGAAAAAAACTTTACCCTTTTTGAGACCAGACGGGAAAACTCAAGTTACTATTGAATATGAAAACGGGAGACCAAAAAATTTACAATCTATTGTCATTGGTGCCCAGCATGAGCCCAATGTTAAGAATTCCATTTTAAAAGATGCGATTTTAAAGAAAGTTATAAAACCGGTTTGTAAAAATTATCTTACAAAAAAAACAAAGATTTTTATCAACAATACAGGTAGGTTTGTAATTGGGGGACCAGTGGCAGACTGTGGCGCAACCGGCAGAAAAATTATAGTTGATACCTATGGGGGCATGGGTCATGTTGGTGGAGGAGCGATGTCAGGAAAAGATCCAACAAAAGTTGATAGATCAGGTGCTTATATGGCACGCTATATTGCAAAAAATATAGTAGCCGCTGGTTTTGCTCAAAAATGCGAAATACAGATAGCTTACGTTATTGGTGGTACAGGGCCACTTTCTATAAATTTAAATACTTTTGGTACTAATAAAGTTTCTGAAGAAAAAATAGTAAAAATCATTCCAAAAGTTTTTGATTTGTCGCCTGGTATGATAATAGAAGAACTTAATTTATTACGTCCTATCTACAAAAAAACTGCTTCTTATGGACATTTTGGCAAGGAAGAAAAGGAATTTTCCTGGGAGAGAAAAGATAAAACAAAAGAATTAAAAGAAAAAATATAACTTTTTTAGAATAAAAACATGAACCCAGAAATTTTTAAAGCATATGATATAAGAGGAGTTTATCCAAAAGATATTGATGAGGATTCAGCTTTTAAAATTGGGAGGGGTCTTGTTGCATTTCTTGAGGGTAAGAATCCAGGTAAAAAAACAATTATTTTGGGAAAAGATAATAGAATTTCTTCACCAGCTTTATTTAAATCTTTTAAAGAAGGAGTGAAGAAAGAAGGTGCTGATGTTATTGATATTGGACTTACTACGACCCCGATGTTTTATTTTGCTTCAAATTATTTTAAAGCTGATGGCGGAGCAATGATTACTGCTTCTCATAATCCTAAAGAATATAATGGATTCAAAGTTATAAAGGAAAACTCAGTAAATATTGGAAAAGACGAGGGGATGGAAGAGCTTGCCGAGATTGTAAAAGCAGAAAAATTTTCTGAGGGCAAAGAAAAAGGAAAAGAAAAAAAAGAAGAAATTCTCTCTAAATATCTTAAATTTAACTTTAGCTTTTTGCGAAAAGATAAAATTTCTCCATTAAAAATAGTTATCGATACGGCAAATGCTACTTCGTCCCCACTTATTGATTATTTTAAAAAAGAATTTAATCAAATAGAATTTTATCATCTTTTTCCAGAGCTTGATGGAAATTTTCCCAATCATGAACCCGATCCGATTATATCTGAAAATTTGAAAGAACTTATAAGAGAGGTTAGAGAAAAAAAAGCTGATTTTGGATTAGCTTTTGATGGAGATGCTGACAGGATAGTTTTTGTAGATGAAAAAGGTAATAACATAGATGGGGATCTTATAACAGCTTTACTGTCAAAAATTATATTGCAAGAAGAAAAAGGCGCAAAAATTCTCGCCGATATTAGTTCAAGCAAAATAGTAGAAGATACTGTAAAAGAAAATGGTGGTAAATTTTATCTTTCAAGAACTGGTCATTCTTATATAAAGCCAATGATGGCAGAAAATAATATTTATTTTGCAGGCGAGAAATCAGGACATTATTACTTGGGTAAAAACCATAATTTTGAAACGCCGCTTTTTGTTCTTTTCAAAATAATAGAAGAGCTCTCAAAAGAAAAAACATCCCTCTCAGAAATTATTTCTTCTTTTAAAAAATATGTAAATTCGGGAGAGATTAATTTTGAAATTAAAGATAGAGAAAGTGCATTAAGGGAGATAGAAAATTATTTTAATTCTAAAAATTATAAAATATCAAAGATTGATGGAATAAAAGCAGAAGGAAAAGATTTTTGGTGTCTTGTAAGGCCATCTAACACAGAACCACTTTTGCGGACTATAGTTGAGGCAGAAAGTAAAGAAGTAATTACAAGGGAAGTAGAAGAAATAAAAAAGATCCTAAGCAATTTTAGTTAATTTTAAAAATGAAAAACAAAAATAAAAAATGCATAATTGATACCGCTGTTATTCCAATTGCCGGACTTGGAACACGTTTTTTACCTCTTTCAAAAATTATTCCAAAAGAGCTTTTTCCGCTTGGCGTAAAACCAGTTGTACAGTATGTCGTAGAAGAAGCACTAGAGGCGGGGGTAAAAAAAATAATTTTTATTATATCTCCCAAAAAAAGAGATATTTTTAAAAGATATATTTTAGGTTATTTTAAAAAAGACGAAGAACTAATAAGTATTTTGAAGGAAAGAAAAAAAGAAGAAGCTCTTTATGAACTTAAATGTATTCCTAGGGTTAAATATGAATATGTTGTGCAAAGAAAGCCAAAGGGAGATGGGGATGCAATTTTAAAAGTTGAGAAGCTTGTTGGTAAAAAACCATTTCTAGTTCTTTTTGGAGATGATATTTCTCTTCCTTGTTATCCAAGAAAGAGCAAAGAAGGAATTATAAGCGAGGGAATGGCAAATGAACTTGTTAAAACTTATAGTAGTGTAAGATCACCTGTTCTTTGTTTGTATAAAATGCAAAAAGACAGATTAAGTTCTTATGGTGTTCCTAAAATAAAAGAGGTTAAAGACAGAATGTTTCAAATATTAGATCTTATAGAAAAACCAAAACCAAAGGAAGCTCCCTCAAATTTTGCCTTAGTGGGGAAGTATGTCTTAACACCAGATATCTTTTATTTTTTAAAGAAAACAGAAGAGCAAAATGGTGAAATTATATTAGCAAATGCCCTAAAAGAAATGATAAGACAGGATAAGAAAATTTTTGGTTTTGCGACAAAGAATAAATGGATTGAATGCGGTACAAAAGAAAAATGGATAGAAAATTTTAAATATTTTACAAAATAATATCGTGAACCTTTTTGATACCCCTTGACACCTTTATAATTCCCTGATAAACTTGTATCTTGTTTTTTACTATGAACAAAATAAATCCAAATCAAGTTTATACGACAAAGGAAGCGCAGGATTTTTTGAAAGTAAGCAAAAGCACGATAAAAAGATACCTTAAACAAGGCATTATCCGTGCAAAAAAAGTTGGGGGCAGATATAAAATTTTAGGAAAAGAACTTTTGGGACTAGTATCACCAGAATTGGAAAGCAAAGCTAAAAAAGGTTATCTTGATTTCAGAAAAAAAATAAAAGATAGAATTAAAGACTGGTAGTTAATCTAATTAAGTTAATAGATTATGAAAAAATTAGAAAATTTGATTAAACAAAAAAAAGCAAAAGTCGCAATTATCGGACTTGGATATGTAGGTTTGCCGCACGCTGTTGAAATTGCAAAAGCGGGCTTTTCTGTCCTTGGAATAGATATTTTAAAAGAAAGAGTAAATAAAGTTAACAAGGGAAAATCATATATTGACGATATAAGCAATGAGGACTTGAAAGAAGTTGTGCTAAAAAATAAAAAATTAAAAGCATCAGATAATTATTCTTTACTCAAAAAATCAGATGTTGTGATAATTTGCGTACCAACTCCTCTTGATAAATATAAAATTCCGGATATTTCCTATATAAAAAATTCTGCAGAAGAGATTAAAAAGAATTTTGACGGGAAAAAATTGATAATTCTTGAGAGTACGACATATCCTGGAACTACAGAAGAAGTTTTATTACCCATTTTTGAATCAAGTGGCAAAAAAGCGGGAAGAGATTTTTATCTCGTATTTGCTCCAGAAAGAATTGACCCCGGAAATCAAATGCCACTTGTTAAAATTCCAAAAGTAGTTGGAGGCGTAACTAAGAATTGTACAAAACTAGCAAGGCTTTTTTACAGACAATTTTTAGAAGAAGTCCATCCAGTATCTTCGCCAAGCGCGGCTGAGATGACAAAAATATTGGAAAATACTTATAGGTTAATTAATATTTCTGCAATTAATGAAATTTCCTTGCTTTGTGGAAAAATGGGCATTGATCTTTGGGAAGTTATTGAAGCGGCAAAGACAAAGCCCTATGGTTTTAATGCTTTTTATCCTTCTGCCAAAATAGGAGGTCATTGTATTCCTTTGGACCCTTTTTATTTATCTTGGAAGGCAAAAGAATATAATTTTTGGGCAAGGTTTATTGAACTGGCTGGAGAAATAAACGAACAAATGCCACATATGGTCGTTGTAAGGGTTACTTCAGTTTTAAATCAGGAAAAAAAACCGGTAAAAAGTTCAAAAATACTTATTTGGGGGGTTGCTTACAAAAAAGATATTGCAGATTCTAGGGAATCCGCAGCGCATGATATTGCAAAAGAACTTTTAAGAAAAGGTGCGATAGTTGATTATTTTGATCCTTATTGCAAAGAATTTAAAGCTGATGGCGTAAAATTAACTTCGATTAAATATAAACCTTCGGTACTTAAAAATTACGATCTTGTTTTAAT
It includes:
- a CDS encoding DUF763 domain-containing protein yields the protein YHHTFLFTKNGNWAVIQQGMNLQRKAARRYHWRGGLRKNFIEEPHTGIISQKKFNHLNLSAKGSKENRNISLDLVGSNFRQIEKDLNLLSKNLTDISSVKKINLPDDSVWPKEPKDLNFNTPYIKKTVSELVSKKPKTFTELLYQKGVGPKTIRALSLIGELIYGKKPSYKDPSRYSFAHGGKDGVPYPVDLDVYEKTINIMEKAIRKSTLSLREKEGAFSRLDKNFAK
- the metK gene encoding methionine adenosyltransferase gives rise to the protein MKRFLFTSESVTEGHPDKVADIISDAVLDEVLRNDKYGRVACEVAVGMGYVIVGGEVSTKTWIDVNNLVRNAVKEIGYDKPQYGFDFNTLAVFNVIHEQSVDIARGVRKTATKKQGAGDQGMMTGYATKETPELMPLPIMLAHKLSMKLAEIRKKKTLPFLRPDGKTQVTIEYENGRPKNLQSIVIGAQHEPNVKNSILKDAILKKVIKPVCKNYLTKKTKIFINNTGRFVIGGPVADCGATGRKIIVDTYGGMGHVGGGAMSGKDPTKVDRSGAYMARYIAKNIVAAGFAQKCEIQIAYVIGGTGPLSINLNTFGTNKVSEEKIVKIIPKVFDLSPGMIIEELNLLRPIYKKTASYGHFGKEEKEFSWERKDKTKELKEKI
- a CDS encoding phosphomannomutase/phosphoglucomutase translates to MNPEIFKAYDIRGVYPKDIDEDSAFKIGRGLVAFLEGKNPGKKTIILGKDNRISSPALFKSFKEGVKKEGADVIDIGLTTTPMFYFASNYFKADGGAMITASHNPKEYNGFKVIKENSVNIGKDEGMEELAEIVKAEKFSEGKEKGKEKKEEILSKYLKFNFSFLRKDKISPLKIVIDTANATSSPLIDYFKKEFNQIEFYHLFPELDGNFPNHEPDPIISENLKELIREVREKKADFGLAFDGDADRIVFVDEKGNNIDGDLITALLSKIILQEEKGAKILADISSSKIVEDTVKENGGKFYLSRTGHSYIKPMMAENNIYFAGEKSGHYYLGKNHNFETPLFVLFKIIEELSKEKTSLSEIISSFKKYVNSGEINFEIKDRESALREIENYFNSKNYKISKIDGIKAEGKDFWCLVRPSNTEPLLRTIVEAESKEVITREVEEIKKILSNFS
- a CDS encoding sugar phosphate nucleotidyltransferase, translated to MKNKNKKCIIDTAVIPIAGLGTRFLPLSKIIPKELFPLGVKPVVQYVVEEALEAGVKKIIFIISPKKRDIFKRYILGYFKKDEELISILKERKKEEALYELKCIPRVKYEYVVQRKPKGDGDAILKVEKLVGKKPFLVLFGDDISLPCYPRKSKEGIISEGMANELVKTYSSVRSPVLCLYKMQKDRLSSYGVPKIKEVKDRMFQILDLIEKPKPKEAPSNFALVGKYVLTPDIFYFLKKTEEQNGEIILANALKEMIRQDKKIFGFATKNKWIECGTKEKWIENFKYFTK
- a CDS encoding helix-turn-helix domain-containing protein, translated to MNKINPNQVYTTKEAQDFLKVSKSTIKRYLKQGIIRAKKVGGRYKILGKELLGLVSPELESKAKKGYLDFRKKIKDRIKDW
- a CDS encoding nucleotide sugar dehydrogenase yields the protein MKKLENLIKQKKAKVAIIGLGYVGLPHAVEIAKAGFSVLGIDILKERVNKVNKGKSYIDDISNEDLKEVVLKNKKLKASDNYSLLKKSDVVIICVPTPLDKYKIPDISYIKNSAEEIKKNFDGKKLIILESTTYPGTTEEVLLPIFESSGKKAGRDFYLVFAPERIDPGNQMPLVKIPKVVGGVTKNCTKLARLFYRQFLEEVHPVSSPSAAEMTKILENTYRLINISAINEISLLCGKMGIDLWEVIEAAKTKPYGFNAFYPSAKIGGHCIPLDPFYLSWKAKEYNFWARFIELAGEINEQMPHMVVVRVTSVLNQEKKPVKSSKILIWGVAYKKDIADSRESAAHDIAKELLRKGAIVDYFDPYCKEFKADGVKLTSIKYKPSVLKNYDLVLILADHSGFNYEALAKNSKLVLDTRNAIKSRKYKNVSWW